A single uncultured Acetobacterium sp. DNA region contains:
- a CDS encoding cation:proton antiporter: MYNFNELLILFTVILLLVVVFSFINEKTIKLPYEIGLVVFGLGFSLIMILIQKLNVITIPTEILDLLRQFNFNDFLIHGVLCFMLFSGASRIKFSDFNEDKFLIGKMAILGTLLSILVYGMLFYGLGYLLQMNMSFLEAFILGSVVAPSDPISAMSILSKVGLPHRLSLIIEGESLFNDGVAVAIFATLMSILEQTAQDISLGGFVWGLTTDILGAIGVGLIVSFLLFQIFRYSENRYIKVLTSLLTVMLAYLLCEHLGFSGPIAAVICGLFYATGIAGQQKKGVGLKNREVHDLFYAFWSVIDNLLNGILFLLVGLLFVDTRNLESFSNIGILAIVVGSIFINTISRSAGVFGNVVFAKKLPLDMSKFSYTIFFTWAGLKGGLCLALVMGTGTSLSTETYNIFLAATYAIVLFTTVFQGLTIGKVYEKLK; the protein is encoded by the coding sequence ATGTATAATTTCAATGAGCTGCTGATTCTCTTTACGGTAATCCTGTTGCTGGTGGTAGTTTTTAGCTTTATAAATGAAAAAACTATAAAACTTCCTTATGAAATTGGGCTGGTTGTGTTTGGATTGGGATTTTCACTAATTATGATTTTAATTCAAAAATTGAATGTCATTACTATTCCCACAGAAATATTGGATCTGCTCAGGCAATTCAATTTCAATGATTTTCTGATTCATGGGGTCTTGTGTTTTATGTTATTCAGTGGAGCATCCCGGATCAAATTCAGTGATTTCAATGAGGATAAGTTCCTTATTGGAAAAATGGCGATATTAGGTACATTACTGTCAATTTTAGTATATGGGATGCTTTTTTATGGGTTAGGCTATTTACTCCAAATGAATATGAGTTTTTTGGAAGCCTTTATTCTGGGTTCTGTTGTGGCACCTTCTGACCCAATCTCAGCCATGAGTATTCTCAGTAAAGTAGGATTGCCTCATCGGTTGTCCCTGATTATTGAAGGGGAGTCGCTGTTCAATGACGGCGTGGCGGTAGCAATTTTTGCTACCCTAATGAGCATTTTAGAACAAACCGCCCAGGATATTTCACTGGGCGGATTTGTCTGGGGATTGACCACGGATATTTTAGGCGCCATCGGGGTTGGTTTAATTGTATCTTTTTTATTGTTTCAGATTTTCAGATATTCGGAGAATCGTTACATTAAAGTATTAACCAGTCTCTTAACTGTGATGTTGGCTTATCTGCTTTGCGAGCATCTTGGTTTTTCAGGACCAATTGCCGCCGTGATCTGTGGACTTTTTTATGCCACCGGAATTGCCGGACAGCAGAAAAAAGGAGTGGGTTTGAAAAACAGAGAAGTGCATGATTTATTTTACGCCTTCTGGAGCGTTATTGATAACCTCTTAAACGGAATCCTGTTTCTTCTGGTGGGTCTTTTATTTGTGGACACCCGAAATCTGGAAAGCTTTTCAAATATTGGAATTCTGGCCATCGTTGTCGGTTCGATTTTCATTAATACCATTTCCCGGTCAGCTGGGGTTTTTGGAAATGTGGTTTTTGCCAAGAAATTGCCCCTTGATATGTCAAAGTTCAGTTACACAATTTTTTTCACCTGGGCAGGATTAAAAGGTGGACTTTGTCTGGCGCTGGTTATGGGAACTGGAACATCGCTATCTACTGAAACCTATAACATTTTTCTGGCTGCTACCTATGCCATCGTTTTGTTCACCACGGTATTTCAGGGTCTCACTATAGGTAAGGTTTATGAAAAACTGAAATAA